From the Sphingomonas suaedae genome, one window contains:
- a CDS encoding outer membrane protein assembly factor BamE has translation MKSARLLSVALCGTILLGTSACVKPLRGYQGYVVDADLVNSVQPGVDNRESVLATLGKPTLTSQFNQGEWYYVGRATRNFAFNDPKAKEQTTLRIRFDDKGTVTEVTRTGAEQIASINPSDKKTPTLGRERGFFEDLFGNIGTVGAPGTGGGGPGGP, from the coding sequence ATGAAGTCCGCCCGTCTCCTGTCCGTAGCGCTGTGCGGCACGATCCTGCTCGGCACCAGCGCCTGTGTTAAGCCGTTGCGCGGCTATCAGGGCTATGTGGTCGATGCGGATCTGGTGAACTCCGTCCAGCCGGGCGTCGACAATCGCGAATCGGTGCTCGCCACGCTGGGCAAGCCGACGCTGACCAGCCAGTTCAATCAGGGCGAATGGTATTATGTGGGCCGCGCGACCCGCAACTTTGCCTTCAACGATCCGAAGGCGAAGGAACAGACCACGCTCCGCATCCGCTTCGACGACAAGGGGACGGTAACCGAAGTTACCCGCACCGGCGCCGAACAGATCGCATCGATCAACCCATCTGACAAGAAGACCCCGACGCTGGGCCGCGAGCGCGGCTTCTTCGAGGATCTGTTCGGGAATATTGGCACGGTCGGCGCGCCCGGCACCGGCGGTGGTGGCCCGGGCGGCCCATAG
- a CDS encoding ubiquinol-cytochrome C chaperone family protein, translating into MTLWQRLTGRKAENPASALYRAVVAKGREPHWYQAGGVPDTVDGRFDMIASIFALVILRLESEPEAGETAARLTECFVDDMDAQLRQFGVGDVVVGKRVGKIMGLVGGRLDAYRSGLAPEAEHGAFAAALLRNLYRGEDPGDAALTHSVGGLRALHVTLAATPFDALRTGDLPE; encoded by the coding sequence ATGACTTTGTGGCAGCGGCTGACCGGTCGCAAGGCGGAAAATCCCGCTTCCGCGCTGTACCGTGCGGTCGTGGCGAAGGGACGCGAACCGCACTGGTATCAGGCGGGCGGTGTACCGGACACGGTCGATGGCCGGTTCGACATGATCGCCAGCATCTTTGCACTGGTGATCCTGCGGCTGGAAAGCGAGCCGGAGGCGGGCGAGACGGCGGCGCGGCTGACCGAATGCTTCGTCGACGATATGGACGCGCAACTGCGCCAGTTCGGCGTCGGCGATGTCGTGGTCGGCAAACGGGTAGGCAAGATCATGGGGCTGGTCGGCGGGCGGCTGGACGCTTATCGCAGCGGCCTTGCTCCCGAAGCCGAACACGGGGCGTTCGCGGCGGCGCTGCTACGCAACCTGTATCGCGGCGAGGATCCGGGTGATGCGGCGCTGACGCACAGCGTGGGGGGCCTGCGGGCATTGCATGTGACGCTGGCGGCGACGCCGTTCGATGCTTTGCGGACAGGGGATCTGCCGGAATGA
- a CDS encoding demethoxyubiquinone hydroxylase family protein, with protein MKWKPGDPRRDVDSMIRVDQAGEYGATRIYAGQLAVMGDRHDMARAISGMANQEERHRAYFDALIAKRGVRPTALQPIWNIAGFAMGAATAAIGPTAAMACTVAVETEIDLHYQEQLEALGADDPELAAAVAEFRAEELEHRDSALAAGAETAPAYPLLAGVIRLACKAAIAVSKRV; from the coding sequence ATGAAGTGGAAGCCGGGAGATCCCCGTCGCGATGTCGACTCGATGATTCGCGTCGATCAGGCCGGCGAATATGGCGCGACGCGCATCTATGCGGGGCAGCTCGCGGTGATGGGCGACCGCCACGACATGGCACGCGCGATTTCCGGCATGGCGAACCAGGAGGAACGGCACCGCGCCTATTTCGATGCATTGATCGCGAAGCGCGGCGTGCGGCCGACTGCGCTGCAGCCGATCTGGAACATCGCCGGGTTTGCGATGGGCGCGGCGACGGCAGCCATCGGACCGACTGCGGCGATGGCGTGCACCGTGGCAGTGGAGACCGAAATCGATCTCCACTATCAGGAACAGCTCGAGGCGCTGGGCGCGGACGACCCCGAACTGGCCGCAGCGGTAGCCGAGTTCCGCGCCGAAGAACTGGAACATCGCGATTCGGCGCTGGCGGCGGGGGCCGAGACCGCACCCGCCTATCCGCTGCTCGCCGGAGTGATCCGGCTGGCTTGCAAGGCCGCGATCGCGGTATCGAAACGGGTCTGA
- a CDS encoding parallel beta-helix domain-containing protein, protein MIRTAVAAAALFALVPLAQAETLTVSAGPDAQERLQEALLDAQPGDTVAIGPGRFDLTDGLSLDVDRVTVRGAGPDQTILSFKGQLGAGEGLLVTSDDVVLRGFAVEDSRGDGIKSKGANRIVYKDIRVEWTGGPKGTNGAYGVYPVSSSAILIDGVTVKGASDAGIYVGQSERIIVRNSTVSQNVAGIEIENSNQADVYGNTATANTGGILVFDLPNLPRMNGGGVRVYGNKVFANDTPNFAPKGNIVATVPRGTGILVMANDGVHVFDNDLSEHATANVIIMSYRQGYEDANYNPYPRRVVISGNRHGRAGFAPGVEGGDFLTAAFGGNAPPVWWDGTGAVDALGLHVTDAVPVLSLGLALAAPTSSAKPAKVELNAPAAPRPAAVVLPPAMEAAAR, encoded by the coding sequence ATGATCCGCACCGCCGTCGCGGCCGCCGCTTTGTTCGCTCTCGTCCCGCTCGCGCAGGCCGAGACGCTGACCGTTTCAGCCGGTCCGGATGCGCAGGAGCGACTCCAGGAAGCGTTGCTTGACGCACAGCCTGGTGACACCGTCGCAATCGGCCCGGGCCGGTTCGACCTGACCGACGGACTCAGCCTCGACGTGGATCGCGTCACCGTGCGCGGCGCGGGACCCGACCAGACCATCCTAAGCTTCAAGGGCCAGCTCGGCGCGGGCGAAGGTCTGCTCGTCACGTCCGATGACGTCGTCCTGCGCGGCTTCGCAGTCGAGGACAGCAGGGGCGACGGTATCAAGTCCAAGGGCGCCAACCGCATCGTCTACAAGGACATCCGGGTCGAATGGACCGGCGGGCCAAAGGGGACCAACGGCGCCTATGGTGTCTACCCAGTGTCAAGTTCCGCGATCCTGATCGACGGAGTCACGGTGAAGGGCGCGTCGGACGCGGGCATCTATGTCGGCCAGTCCGAACGCATCATCGTCCGCAATTCGACCGTCTCCCAGAATGTCGCCGGGATCGAGATCGAGAACAGCAATCAGGCGGATGTCTATGGCAACACCGCCACCGCGAATACCGGCGGCATCCTCGTCTTCGACCTGCCCAATCTGCCGCGCATGAACGGAGGCGGGGTGCGCGTCTATGGCAACAAGGTGTTTGCCAACGACACGCCCAATTTTGCGCCCAAGGGCAATATCGTCGCGACCGTGCCCAGGGGGACCGGCATCCTGGTGATGGCCAATGACGGGGTGCATGTCTTTGATAACGACCTGTCGGAGCACGCGACGGCGAACGTCATCATCATGTCCTATCGCCAAGGCTATGAGGACGCGAACTACAACCCCTATCCCCGCCGCGTCGTCATATCGGGCAACCGGCATGGCCGGGCGGGTTTCGCGCCCGGCGTGGAGGGCGGCGACTTTCTGACCGCAGCGTTCGGCGGCAACGCCCCGCCGGTCTGGTGGGATGGCACCGGAGCGGTGGACGCGCTGGGCCTGCATGTCACCGATGCGGTCCCGGTTCTGAGCCTAGGCCTCGCGCTCGCTGCGCCGACCAGTTCGGCCAAACCTGCCAAGGTCGAGCTGAACGCTCCCGCAGCGCCGCGCCCCGCAGCGGTGGTGCTGCCGCCCGCGATGGAGGCGGCGGCGCGGTGA
- a CDS encoding disulfide bond formation protein B yields MPPRRTAQLLALLIPLGLIAGALTSQYGFGLFPCEMCMWQRWPHYTAIVLAALSFVVRPARDPLVWMATLAIAISGAIGAFHAGVEYGWWEGLTRCATNFATGGNALDAILNAPLIRCDVAPWDLYGVSLAGWNAIFSLGGALVIALLMLKGRRR; encoded by the coding sequence ATGCCGCCCCGCCGCACCGCCCAGCTGCTCGCACTGCTCATCCCGCTCGGGCTGATCGCGGGGGCGCTGACCAGTCAGTATGGCTTTGGCTTGTTCCCGTGCGAGATGTGCATGTGGCAACGCTGGCCGCATTATACCGCCATCGTGCTGGCGGCGCTGTCCTTCGTCGTCCGCCCAGCACGCGATCCGCTGGTGTGGATGGCGACGCTCGCCATCGCGATCAGCGGGGCGATCGGCGCCTTCCATGCCGGGGTGGAATATGGCTGGTGGGAAGGGCTGACCCGCTGCGCGACCAATTTCGCGACCGGGGGCAACGCGCTCGATGCGATCCTGAATGCGCCGCTGATCCGCTGCGACGTTGCACCCTGGGACTTGTACGGAGTGTCGCTGGCCGGGTGGAATGCGATCTTTTCGCTGGGTGGTGCGTTGGTGATCGCACTGCTGATGCTGAAAGGTCGCCGCAGATGA
- a CDS encoding 23S rRNA (pseudouridine(1915)-N(3))-methyltransferase RlmH: MLLHIVARGKIGRSPEAELVDRYLKRVTWPSRVTELPDTGGKLPATEPGTRIVMLDEKGENIPSRVFAERLQAWREDGVRETRFLIGAADGFDDEARAQADMLISYGRATWPHMMARAMLAEQLWRATSILSNHPYHREG, from the coding sequence GTGCTGCTGCATATCGTCGCGCGCGGGAAGATCGGCCGCAGCCCTGAGGCCGAACTGGTGGACCGCTATCTCAAGCGCGTCACCTGGCCCTCCCGCGTTACCGAACTGCCCGATACCGGCGGCAAGCTGCCCGCGACCGAACCCGGTACACGCATCGTCATGCTCGACGAAAAGGGGGAGAATATCCCCTCGCGCGTCTTTGCCGAGCGGCTTCAGGCGTGGCGCGAGGACGGGGTGCGCGAAACGCGCTTCCTGATCGGCGCGGCGGACGGGTTCGATGACGAAGCGCGCGCGCAGGCGGACATGCTCATCTCCTATGGCCGCGCGACCTGGCCGCACATGATGGCGCGCGCGATGCTGGCCGAGCAATTGTGGCGCGCGACCAGTATCCTTTCCAACCATCCCTATCACCGCGAGGGATAA
- the rsfS gene encoding ribosome silencing factor, which translates to MVLTSLDDDQAVETVSIPLAGKSSIADYMVVASGKSTRQVASMAQKLSEKIKAEFGRSPRVEGLPTADWVLIDAGDVIVHLFRPEVRSFYNLERMWAFGDTPAAGNA; encoded by the coding sequence ATGGTCCTCACCTCGCTTGACGACGATCAGGCGGTCGAGACCGTATCCATCCCGCTGGCGGGCAAGAGCAGCATCGCCGACTATATGGTCGTCGCCAGCGGCAAATCGACGCGCCAGGTCGCATCGATGGCGCAGAAGCTGTCCGAGAAGATCAAGGCCGAGTTCGGCCGCAGCCCGCGGGTCGAGGGCCTGCCCACTGCCGACTGGGTGCTGATCGACGCGGGCGACGTCATCGTCCATCTGTTCCGGCCCGAGGTACGCAGCTTCTATAATCTCGAGCGCATGTGGGCGTTCGGCGACACGCCTGCCGCCGGCAACGCCTGA
- a CDS encoding SO2930 family diheme c-type cytochrome, whose amino-acid sequence MKRAGLALLALAGALFGAATANQPARVNDAAIMEDGYPAKLSDYGFFLDLKTRTPARRVVGYDLETPLFSDYATKQRFIYVPEGGQAIYDPKGAFDFPVGSALIKTFGYGAGAAFRPLETRLLLRRASGWVAIPYVWNAEGTDAVAKRAGTRLPVSFTDPSGTARQISYAVPNQNQCKDCHALAGQIAPIGAKARYLNHRGQLATLVKAGLLDRAPANAPRVARWDDASAPLDARARAYLDINCAHCHNPQGAASNSGLFLEFDRTNPVALGIGKRPVAAGRGSGGRDFAIAPGDAEASILIYRLRSTDPGIAMPELGRATAHEEGIALLSKWIDSLPAR is encoded by the coding sequence GTGAAGCGCGCGGGACTGGCCCTGCTGGCGCTTGCCGGGGCGCTGTTCGGCGCGGCGACGGCGAACCAGCCGGCGCGGGTCAACGACGCTGCGATTATGGAGGATGGCTATCCCGCCAAACTCTCCGATTATGGTTTTTTCCTCGATCTGAAGACGCGTACCCCCGCGCGGCGGGTCGTCGGCTATGATCTCGAAACCCCGCTCTTCTCCGACTATGCGACCAAACAGCGCTTCATCTATGTGCCTGAAGGGGGACAGGCGATCTATGATCCGAAGGGCGCGTTCGACTTCCCTGTCGGATCGGCGCTCATCAAGACCTTTGGCTATGGCGCGGGCGCCGCGTTCAGGCCCCTGGAGACGCGCTTGCTGCTGCGCCGCGCATCGGGCTGGGTCGCAATCCCCTATGTCTGGAATGCGGAAGGCACCGATGCGGTGGCTAAGCGCGCTGGAACCCGGCTGCCTGTGTCCTTCACCGACCCTTCGGGCACGGCGCGGCAGATCAGCTATGCGGTTCCCAACCAGAACCAGTGCAAGGATTGCCACGCGCTCGCCGGACAGATCGCGCCGATCGGAGCCAAGGCGCGCTACCTCAACCATCGCGGGCAATTGGCGACACTGGTGAAGGCGGGCCTGCTCGACCGCGCCCCGGCGAACGCGCCGCGGGTCGCCCGCTGGGACGATGCCAGCGCACCGCTCGATGCCCGGGCACGCGCCTATCTCGACATCAACTGCGCGCATTGCCACAATCCGCAGGGGGCGGCGTCCAATTCCGGCCTGTTCCTCGAATTCGACCGCACCAATCCGGTCGCACTCGGCATCGGCAAACGCCCGGTGGCGGCAGGCCGGGGAAGCGGCGGGCGCGACTTCGCGATTGCGCCCGGCGACGCAGAGGCATCGATCCTGATCTATCGACTGCGCAGTACCGACCCGGGCATCGCCATGCCAGAACTGGGCCGGGCGACGGCGCATGAAGAAGGCATTGCACTGCTTTCGAAATGGATCGATTCGCTGCCCGCGCGGTGA
- a CDS encoding hemerythrin domain-containing protein, with protein MANERIFEDLKRDHDRQRDLLARIAETSGDSDDRRTLFEELRQELQAHAAAEEESLYATMLANPDLRDDARHSVSEHKEVDDMLGELVEMDMASGGWLTKFKSMRDRYIHHIDEEEEEMFPEASKDLDDATKAKLAAVFEKRKPKELERAEDEMPGDARE; from the coding sequence ATGGCCAATGAGCGGATTTTCGAAGATTTGAAGCGCGATCACGACCGTCAGCGCGACCTGCTCGCGCGCATCGCGGAAACCAGCGGCGACAGCGACGATCGCCGCACGCTGTTCGAGGAGCTTCGCCAGGAGCTTCAGGCGCACGCCGCCGCCGAGGAGGAGTCGCTCTATGCGACCATGTTGGCGAATCCCGACCTGCGCGACGACGCCCGCCATTCGGTGAGCGAGCATAAGGAAGTCGACGACATGCTTGGCGAACTGGTCGAGATGGACATGGCGTCGGGCGGCTGGCTGACCAAGTTCAAGTCGATGCGCGACCGCTATATCCACCATATCGACGAGGAGGAGGAAGAGATGTTCCCCGAAGCGTCGAAGGATCTGGACGATGCGACCAAGGCAAAGCTGGCGGCCGTGTTCGAGAAGCGCAAGCCGAAGGAACTCGAACGCGCCGAGGACGAGATGCCCGGCGATGCGCGCGAATAA
- a CDS encoding YceD family protein, giving the protein MTPEFSRSERLDAIGTGERRVAIEADAEERKALARRFGLIAIDRLVAQMAVRRDATGILARGHLSGAVVQPCSVTGDPVPATVEEEFAIRFLPEGEAMADEVELTDEDCDTVFYTGGSIDLGEAAAETLALALDPFPRSPGAEAALRDAGVLNEEATGPFAALAKFKKLD; this is encoded by the coding sequence ATGACTCCCGAATTTTCACGATCCGAACGGCTGGATGCGATCGGCACGGGCGAGCGGCGGGTGGCGATCGAGGCGGATGCGGAGGAGCGCAAGGCGCTCGCCCGGCGCTTCGGGCTGATCGCGATCGACCGGCTGGTCGCGCAGATGGCCGTCCGACGCGACGCCACCGGCATCCTCGCCCGCGGCCATCTGTCAGGAGCGGTGGTGCAGCCGTGCAGCGTCACCGGCGACCCGGTCCCCGCTACCGTCGAGGAGGAATTTGCGATCCGCTTCCTTCCCGAGGGAGAGGCGATGGCCGATGAGGTCGAACTGACGGACGAGGACTGCGACACGGTCTTCTACACCGGCGGGTCGATCGACCTGGGCGAGGCGGCGGCGGAGACGCTGGCACTGGCGCTCGACCCATTCCCGCGCAGCCCGGGCGCGGAGGCGGCACTGCGCGATGCCGGGGTACTGAACGAAGAAGCGACTGGTCCGTTCGCGGCGCTGGCGAAGTTCAAGAAGCTGGACTGA
- a CDS encoding type II toxin-antitoxin system RelE/ParE family toxin: MIWSFPARRDLYRIAAEYRELDPTLPLEVLMRIEQAPSALLDYPDIGSPTPRKGIRKWHVRKTPFLLFYASTSVRLEIRRVVHERSDWIGLEP; the protein is encoded by the coding sequence GTGATCTGGTCGTTTCCAGCGCGGCGGGACCTCTATCGCATCGCCGCCGAATATCGCGAACTGGACCCAACGCTCCCGCTCGAAGTTTTAATGCGTATCGAGCAGGCGCCGTCGGCGTTGCTGGATTATCCCGACATCGGCAGCCCCACACCGCGCAAGGGCATTCGCAAATGGCATGTGCGGAAAACACCATTCCTGCTATTCTATGCCAGCACATCCGTTCGGCTCGAAATTCGCCGGGTCGTGCATGAGCGATCGGACTGGATTGGCCTGGAACCGTGA
- a CDS encoding S41 family peptidase, producing MIRPVLQVTAAVGALALVPVTTGAMASVDTSSYRELDAFMDVYTRVKADYVEKVDDKTLIKGAIDGMLASLDPHSSYVDALAFDNMRLQTDGNYGGLGLSVTMEDGAVKVITPTEDTPAWRAGIKAGDYITHIDGKLIYGGTLDEAVSQMRGEPGSKIKLRIVRAGREKPLELELTRETIVQKAVKWEVQDGIGILNINTFSASTASDMRAGIAAIEKQLGGKPKGYVIDLRGNGGGLLDQAIEVSDAFLSHGEIVSQRGRDKSEIERWYAKADDLARGLPLVVLVDAGTASASEIVAGALQDHHRGLVLGEKSFGKGSVQTLLQLGPRTALRLTTARYYTPSGRSVQEGGIEPDLIVPQISDPDYKSRPVFREADLRRHLINETKVDNAVLEEDTKTDPRFAATAEELEKKGIKDFQLHYALQTIARTAAPARMAGGGAAKTGKR from the coding sequence ATGATCCGTCCCGTCCTTCAGGTCACCGCCGCTGTCGGCGCGCTCGCACTGGTGCCGGTCACCACCGGCGCGATGGCGAGCGTGGACACCTCCAGCTATCGCGAACTCGACGCCTTCATGGACGTCTATACCCGCGTGAAGGCCGATTATGTCGAGAAGGTCGATGACAAGACACTGATCAAGGGGGCGATCGACGGGATGCTCGCCAGCCTCGATCCGCACAGCTCCTATGTCGACGCGCTGGCGTTCGACAATATGCGGCTGCAGACCGACGGCAATTATGGCGGCCTCGGCCTCTCGGTCACGATGGAGGATGGCGCGGTCAAGGTCATCACCCCGACCGAGGATACCCCCGCCTGGCGCGCGGGGATCAAGGCGGGCGACTATATCACGCATATCGACGGCAAGCTGATCTATGGCGGCACGCTGGACGAGGCGGTGAGCCAGATGCGCGGCGAGCCGGGCAGCAAGATCAAGCTGCGCATCGTCCGCGCCGGGCGCGAAAAGCCGCTGGAACTCGAACTGACCCGCGAGACCATCGTCCAGAAAGCGGTGAAGTGGGAGGTGCAGGACGGCATCGGCATCCTCAACATCAACACCTTCAGCGCCAGCACCGCGTCGGACATGCGCGCCGGCATCGCGGCGATCGAGAAGCAGCTGGGCGGCAAGCCCAAGGGCTATGTCATCGATCTGCGCGGCAATGGCGGCGGGCTGCTCGACCAGGCGATCGAGGTGAGCGACGCCTTCCTCTCGCACGGCGAGATCGTCTCGCAGCGCGGGCGCGACAAATCGGAGATCGAACGCTGGTACGCCAAGGCCGATGATCTGGCGCGCGGGCTTCCGCTCGTCGTGCTGGTCGATGCCGGAACCGCCTCGGCTTCAGAGATCGTCGCTGGCGCATTGCAGGACCATCATCGCGGGCTGGTGCTGGGCGAAAAGAGCTTCGGCAAGGGATCGGTGCAGACCTTGCTCCAGCTGGGGCCGCGCACCGCACTGCGCCTGACCACCGCACGCTATTATACGCCCTCGGGCCGGTCGGTGCAGGAGGGCGGGATCGAACCCGACCTGATCGTGCCGCAGATTTCCGACCCCGATTACAAGTCGCGTCCGGTGTTCCGCGAGGCCGATCTGCGCCGCCATCTCATCAACGAGACCAAGGTCGATAACGCGGTGCTCGAGGAAGACACCAAGACCGATCCGCGTTTCGCCGCGACTGCCGAGGAACTGGAGAAAAAGGGGATCAAGGACTTCCAGCTCCATTATGCCTTGCAAACCATCGCCCGCACCGCCGCGCCCGCGCGCATGGCGGGCGGCGGCGCGGCCAAGACCGGGAAGCGCTAG
- a CDS encoding CopG family ribbon-helix-helix protein: MKTSVVTARLDPDTLAGLDKLAEYHERSRAWLVAKAVKQYVKNETEFFDFLQEGEDAIERGEYLTHEELMAEIKGMRQRDAA, encoded by the coding sequence ATGAAGACATCTGTCGTCACCGCCCGACTCGATCCGGATACGCTCGCCGGTCTCGACAAGCTCGCAGAATATCATGAGCGCTCACGCGCCTGGCTCGTCGCTAAAGCCGTCAAACAATATGTGAAGAACGAAACTGAGTTCTTCGATTTCCTGCAGGAAGGCGAAGATGCCATCGAACGCGGCGAATATTTGACGCACGAAGAATTGATGGCGGAAATCAAGGGAATGCGGCAGCGAGACGCCGCTTGA
- a CDS encoding nicotinate-nucleotide adenylyltransferase, whose product MKRIGLLGGSFNPAHRGHRAISLHALRALDLDEVWWMVSPGNPLKEAKGMAPFAARMASARAMARHAPIRPTAVEKRLKTRYTVDTLTKLPRLYPRHRFIWLMGADNLAQFDQWRGWRQIARQVPIAVIARPGYDRDAHASSAMGWLRRYLRPARQAKNWTKWSLPALVLLRFRPDPTSATRLRAADPGWHRRFTRVRAAATHPLA is encoded by the coding sequence GTGAAACGCATCGGTCTCCTCGGCGGGTCGTTCAACCCGGCGCATCGCGGCCACCGCGCGATCTCGCTCCATGCCCTGCGCGCGCTGGATCTGGATGAAGTGTGGTGGATGGTGTCGCCCGGCAATCCACTCAAGGAGGCAAAGGGCATGGCGCCCTTTGCCGCGCGGATGGCGTCGGCGCGGGCGATGGCGCGCCACGCGCCGATCCGCCCGACTGCAGTCGAGAAGCGGCTCAAGACCCGCTACACCGTCGATACGCTGACCAAATTGCCGCGCCTTTATCCCCGGCATCGCTTCATCTGGCTGATGGGCGCCGACAATCTCGCGCAGTTCGATCAGTGGCGCGGATGGCGACAGATCGCGCGACAGGTTCCGATTGCGGTCATCGCCCGCCCCGGCTATGATCGCGACGCCCATGCAAGTTCTGCCATGGGCTGGCTGCGGCGTTATTTGCGGCCCGCACGCCAGGCGAAGAACTGGACGAAGTGGAGTTTGCCGGCCCTGGTGCTGTTGCGCTTCCGCCCCGACCCGACTTCGGCGACCCGCCTGCGCGCCGCCGACCCCGGCTGGCACCGGCGATTTACTCGCGTCCGCGCCGCCGCGACGCACCCCTTAGCTTAG
- a CDS encoding murein hydrolase activator EnvC family protein: MRRFLPAALAIAASGGVGLAALQAQAPTLAEQQDQLKTANKAAKDAEARARRLQRAAANERDSARRARAREAAIAASIQAAEAEIAAARARIAIVDRMLARQRTRLAERQGPITRLVAALQSFARRPAALGLVQPGSTRDIVHVRAVLGAVTPIMRERTADIRAEVARTRRLREGAQTAVKSLADGRARLQTERLALVSAEAEHRLKSAGYSRDAMFESDRALALGEQARDLVDLMDTLGEAAETRAALEALPGPLPRPDEGDAEVAAAPPPARGGPPPYRLPVAGSVVTGLGEISDTGVRSRGLTLATWSGAQIVAPTGGRVIYAGRFRRYGNIVILDHGKGWTSLVAGLDRVMVRVGDDVIQGAPIGRAPQVDAPRITVELRRQGRPVDLAQLLD; this comes from the coding sequence GTGCGCCGATTCCTTCCCGCCGCACTGGCGATTGCCGCATCGGGCGGGGTCGGCCTTGCCGCGCTCCAGGCACAGGCCCCGACGCTCGCCGAGCAGCAGGATCAGCTCAAGACCGCGAACAAGGCGGCGAAGGATGCCGAGGCGCGCGCGCGCCGACTCCAGCGCGCCGCCGCGAACGAGCGCGACAGCGCGCGCCGGGCAAGAGCGCGCGAGGCTGCGATCGCCGCGAGCATCCAGGCTGCCGAGGCGGAGATCGCCGCCGCCCGCGCGCGGATCGCGATCGTCGATCGGATGCTCGCTCGTCAGCGCACCCGGCTCGCCGAGCGCCAGGGCCCTATCACGCGCCTCGTCGCCGCGCTCCAGTCCTTTGCGCGTCGCCCGGCGGCGCTGGGGCTGGTCCAGCCCGGTTCGACCCGCGACATCGTCCATGTCCGCGCCGTGCTGGGCGCGGTCACGCCGATCATGCGCGAGCGCACTGCGGACATTCGTGCCGAAGTCGCGCGCACCCGCCGCCTGCGGGAAGGCGCGCAGACGGCGGTGAAAAGCCTCGCTGATGGCCGGGCACGGTTGCAGACCGAACGGCTCGCGCTGGTGAGTGCGGAGGCCGAGCATCGGCTGAAATCCGCCGGATACAGTCGCGACGCGATGTTCGAATCGGATCGCGCACTGGCGCTGGGCGAACAGGCGCGCGATCTGGTCGACCTGATGGATACGCTGGGCGAGGCGGCGGAGACGCGTGCCGCGCTGGAGGCGCTGCCCGGCCCCCTGCCCCGTCCCGATGAGGGCGATGCCGAAGTCGCCGCCGCGCCGCCCCCCGCGCGCGGCGGGCCGCCGCCCTATCGGCTGCCGGTCGCGGGCAGCGTCGTCACTGGGCTGGGCGAGATATCGGATACCGGCGTGCGCTCGCGCGGCCTCACCCTTGCCACTTGGTCGGGCGCGCAGATCGTCGCGCCGACCGGCGGGCGCGTGATCTATGCCGGACGCTTCCGCCGTTATGGCAACATCGTGATCCTCGATCATGGCAAGGGATGGACCTCGCTGGTCGCAGGGCTCGACCGGGTGATGGTGCGCGTCGGCGACGACGTGATTCAGGGCGCGCCCATCGGGCGGGCGCCGCAGGTCGATGCCCCGCGGATCACCGTCGAGCTGCGCCGTCAGGGCCGGCCGGTCGATCTGGCGCAGCTGCTCGACTGA